One region of Aurantimonas sp. HBX-1 genomic DNA includes:
- the rpsI gene encoding 30S ribosomal protein S9, which produces MSQLSSLEELGSAETITQPEAPVYVQKLDQFGRAYATGKRKDAVARVWIKPGTGKITINERDFGTYFARPVLQMVLRQPIVAANRDGQFDIVATVAGGGLSGQAGAVRHGISKALTYYEPGLRAVLKKGGFLTRDSRTVERKKYGKAKARRSFQFSKR; this is translated from the coding sequence ATGTCCCAGCTCTCTTCACTCGAGGAACTCGGCTCGGCCGAGACCATCACCCAGCCGGAAGCGCCGGTCTACGTCCAGAAGCTCGACCAGTTCGGCCGCGCCTATGCGACCGGCAAGCGCAAGGACGCCGTCGCACGCGTCTGGATCAAGCCGGGCACCGGCAAGATCACCATCAACGAGCGCGACTTCGGCACGTATTTCGCCCGTCCGGTCCTGCAGATGGTGCTGCGCCAGCCGATCGTCGCGGCCAATCGCGACGGCCAGTTCGACATCGTCGCGACGGTGGCCGGCGGCGGTCTCTCCGGCCAGGCCGGTGCGGTCCGTCACGGCATCTCCAAGGCGCTGACCTATTACGAGCCGGGCCTGCGCGCCGTGCTCAAGAAGGGCGGCTTCCTGACGCGCGACTCGCGCACGGTCGAGCGCAAGAAGTACGGCAAGGCGAAGGCCCGCCGGTCCTTCCAGTTCTCGAAGCGCTGA
- a CDS encoding diguanylate cyclase, with protein MREFLSAMNRLRDRTSMKQQSALLTALLSILVVAAMTMATTILIRDRAVEIANHQMTDLAQSMADRLDQEMFERFREIGNFASLHPLRDSWDGDPDAIRRLLDQMQRTLPRYAWIGYASLDGEIQAATGGTLEGVSVAERPWFVAGARATSALDLHEAKLLADILGPSEDGAPFRFVDVAAPVRDEAGNVRGVLGAHLSWSWAQSVRSYLLGALEPELRTDLWVTASDGSAILGAPYGQPVLSPGQLQIARQTFVGDEGDGTYLAAAVSTKGFETYPGLGWIVVAKRPMSVVLADANRVTLAIALIGTFAALAGIAASFLIAGRVTRPLTRLAADADRLGRAAAETSVFDRQRGSSDILRLSNSLRSLMRRVDSAESRATEVRDLMERSEQAHSVQTLEHRETVRRLRYLADTDPLSGLMNRRSFLGDAQDIMAFYRRYDRTFAVLMIDIDHFKRVNDAHGHAVGDEVISAVGRVLAEAVRETDRVARFGGEEFVVLLREVDAAALATWAERVRRAVHTAVVATEAGPVSVTVSIGATLVAAGDRDVEDVLRRADVALYRSKSNGRNRLTVSPAPDSGMKAA; from the coding sequence ATGCGCGAATTCCTGTCGGCCATGAACCGCTTGCGCGATCGGACGAGCATGAAGCAGCAGTCGGCGCTGCTGACCGCGCTGCTCTCCATCCTGGTCGTCGCGGCGATGACGATGGCGACCACGATCCTCATCCGGGACCGCGCGGTGGAGATCGCCAACCACCAGATGACCGACCTTGCCCAGTCGATGGCGGATCGTCTCGACCAGGAAATGTTCGAACGTTTCCGCGAGATCGGCAATTTCGCGTCGCTGCACCCCTTGCGCGACAGCTGGGATGGCGACCCGGACGCGATCCGTCGGCTGCTGGACCAGATGCAGAGGACGCTGCCGCGCTATGCCTGGATCGGCTATGCCTCGCTCGACGGCGAGATCCAGGCAGCGACCGGCGGCACGCTCGAAGGCGTGTCGGTCGCGGAGCGTCCCTGGTTCGTCGCGGGGGCCCGGGCGACCTCCGCACTCGACCTGCACGAAGCCAAGCTGCTGGCGGACATACTCGGCCCGTCCGAAGACGGCGCGCCGTTCCGCTTCGTCGACGTCGCTGCCCCGGTGCGCGACGAGGCGGGCAATGTCCGGGGTGTGCTCGGCGCGCATCTGAGCTGGTCCTGGGCGCAGTCCGTCCGCAGCTATCTACTGGGGGCCCTCGAGCCGGAACTGCGGACCGATCTCTGGGTGACGGCCTCGGATGGCAGCGCCATTCTCGGCGCGCCGTATGGCCAGCCGGTCCTTTCGCCCGGCCAGTTGCAGATCGCCCGCCAGACCTTCGTCGGCGACGAGGGCGACGGGACCTACCTCGCGGCGGCCGTTTCCACCAAGGGCTTCGAGACCTACCCGGGGCTCGGCTGGATCGTCGTCGCCAAGCGCCCGATGTCTGTCGTCCTGGCGGACGCCAACCGGGTCACGCTGGCGATCGCGCTGATTGGCACGTTCGCGGCCCTGGCCGGCATCGCCGCGTCCTTCCTGATCGCCGGGCGGGTGACGCGTCCCCTGACGCGCCTCGCCGCCGACGCGGACAGGCTGGGCCGCGCGGCTGCGGAGACCAGCGTGTTCGACCGCCAGCGCGGCTCGTCGGACATCCTGCGGCTGTCCAACTCGCTGCGATCCCTCATGCGCCGCGTGGATTCGGCCGAGAGCCGCGCCACGGAAGTGCGCGACCTGATGGAGCGGTCCGAACAGGCCCATTCCGTCCAGACGCTCGAGCACCGCGAAACCGTCCGCAGGCTGCGGTACCTGGCCGACACCGATCCGCTGAGCGGCCTGATGAACAGGCGCAGCTTCCTCGGTGATGCCCAGGACATCATGGCCTTCTACCGCCGCTACGACCGCACGTTCGCCGTCCTGATGATCGACATCGACCATTTCAAACGGGTCAACGATGCGCACGGCCATGCCGTCGGCGACGAGGTGATCAGCGCCGTCGGCCGGGTGCTCGCCGAAGCGGTCCGGGAGACCGACCGCGTCGCCCGATTCGGCGGCGAGGAATTCGTGGTGCTGCTGCGTGAAGTCGACGCGGCGGCCCTCGCGACCTGGGCGGAGCGGGTGCGCCGCGCCGTCCATACCGCGGTCGTGGCGACCGAAGCCGGACCGGTGAGCGTCACCGTCAGCATCGGGGCGACATTGGTCGCGGCCGGCGACCGCGATGTCGAGGACGTGCTTCGTCGGGCCGACGTCGCGCTCTACCGCTCGAAGTCCAACGGTCGAAACCGGCTGACGGTGTCCCCCGCCCCGGACAGCGGAATGAAGGCCGCCTGA
- the metK gene encoding methionine adenosyltransferase, with product MARLDYVFTSESVSEGHPDKVCDRISDEIVDLVYREAKKTGVDPWSVRIACETLATTNRVVIAGEVRLPKSLMKTDKHGNEVINPSRFKSAARRAIRDIGYEQDGFHWKTAKIDVLLHSQSADIAQGVDRAADGVNGANHPAEGAGDQGIMFGYACRETPELMPAPIYYAHKILEILAKARKSGQGEAAKLGPDAKSQITVRYADGKPVEVTQIVLSTQHTDESWDSAKVREVVEPYIREALRDLPVAEDCVWYINPTGKFVIGGPDGDAGLTGRKIIVDTYGGAAPHGGGAFSGKDTTKVDRSAAYAARYLAKNVVAAKLADRCTIQIAYAIGVAQPLAIYVDLHGTGHGVGEEQIEKAIREVMDLSPTGIRQHLDLNKPIYAKTSAYGHFGRKAGRDGTFSWEKTDIAQKLKTAALGR from the coding sequence ATGGCACGACTGGATTACGTATTCACGAGCGAGAGCGTGTCGGAAGGCCATCCGGACAAGGTCTGCGACCGGATTTCCGACGAGATCGTCGATCTGGTCTACCGCGAGGCGAAGAAGACCGGCGTCGATCCCTGGTCGGTGCGCATCGCCTGCGAGACGCTGGCGACGACCAACCGCGTCGTGATTGCCGGCGAGGTCCGGCTGCCGAAGTCTCTGATGAAGACCGACAAGCACGGCAACGAGGTGATCAACCCGTCGCGGTTCAAGTCGGCGGCGCGCCGCGCGATCCGCGACATCGGCTACGAGCAGGACGGCTTCCACTGGAAGACGGCGAAGATCGACGTGCTGCTGCACTCGCAGTCGGCCGACATCGCGCAGGGCGTCGACCGCGCCGCCGATGGGGTCAACGGTGCCAATCATCCCGCCGAGGGCGCCGGCGACCAGGGCATCATGTTCGGCTATGCCTGCCGTGAGACGCCGGAACTGATGCCGGCGCCGATCTACTACGCCCACAAGATCCTGGAAATCCTCGCCAAGGCCCGCAAGTCCGGCCAGGGCGAGGCTGCCAAGCTCGGACCGGACGCCAAGAGCCAGATCACCGTGCGCTATGCGGACGGAAAGCCGGTCGAGGTGACGCAGATCGTCCTGTCGACGCAGCACACCGACGAAAGCTGGGACTCCGCCAAGGTCCGCGAAGTCGTCGAACCCTATATCCGCGAAGCGCTGCGCGACCTGCCGGTGGCCGAGGACTGCGTCTGGTACATCAACCCGACCGGCAAGTTCGTGATCGGCGGACCCGACGGCGACGCCGGGCTGACCGGCCGCAAGATCATCGTCGACACCTATGGCGGCGCAGCCCCGCATGGCGGCGGCGCATTCTCCGGCAAGGACACGACCAAGGTCGACCGCTCGGCGGCCTATGCGGCACGCTACCTCGCCAAGAACGTCGTGGCTGCCAAGCTCGCCGACCGCTGCACCATCCAGATCGCCTATGCGATCGGCGTGGCGCAGCCGCTTGCGATCTATGTCGACCTGCACGGCACCGGCCACGGCGTCGGCGAGGAACAGATCGAGAAGGCCATCCGCGAAGTGATGGACCTGTCGCCCACCGGCATCCGGCAGCATCTCGACCTCAACAAGCCGATCTATGCCAAGACCTCGGCCTACGGTCATTTCGGCCGCAAGGCGGGCCGTGACGGCACCTTCTCCTGGGAGAAGACCGACATCGCCCAGAAACTGAAGACGGCCGCCCTCGGCCGCTGA
- a CDS encoding PaaI family thioesterase gives MNCAAINRFLESDFPQLGGKDGGYCVVDVDSGTAVLRLMAGSQHLRPGGTVSGPTLFALADVGAYVAILAHIGPVALAVTTNLSINFLRKAGPGALLGRARILKLGKRLAVVEVAITPEGDDDPVAHAVATYSIPPRDALA, from the coding sequence ATGAATTGCGCCGCGATCAATCGCTTCCTGGAGAGCGATTTTCCGCAGCTCGGCGGGAAGGACGGCGGCTATTGCGTCGTCGATGTGGATTCCGGCACCGCCGTGCTGCGCCTGATGGCCGGGTCGCAGCATCTGCGGCCGGGCGGCACGGTTTCCGGCCCGACGCTCTTCGCGCTGGCCGATGTCGGAGCCTATGTCGCGATCCTCGCCCATATCGGGCCGGTGGCGCTCGCCGTCACCACGAATCTCTCGATCAACTTCCTGCGCAAGGCCGGGCCCGGCGCGCTGCTCGGCCGCGCCCGCATCCTGAAGCTCGGCAAGCGCCTCGCCGTGGTCGAGGTGGCGATCACCCCGGAAGGCGATGATGACCCGGTCGCGCATGCCGTCGCCACCTATTCGATCCCGCCGAGGGACGCGCTGGCGTAG
- the rplM gene encoding 50S ribosomal protein L13: MKTFSQKPETVEKKWILIDAEGLVVGRLASIVALRLRGKHKPTFTPHVDDGDNIIIVNADKVVFTGKKYADKTYYWHTGYAGGIKERKAREILEGRFPERVVEKAVERMIPRGPLGRRQMKNLRVYAGAEHPHVAQNPVALDVGAMNSKNMRAV, from the coding sequence ATGAAAACCTTCTCGCAGAAGCCCGAGACGGTGGAAAAGAAGTGGATTCTGATCGACGCCGAAGGGCTCGTCGTCGGCCGCCTCGCTTCCATCGTTGCGCTTCGCCTCCGCGGCAAGCACAAGCCGACCTTCACCCCGCATGTCGACGACGGTGACAACATCATCATCGTCAACGCCGACAAGGTGGTGTTCACCGGCAAGAAATACGCCGACAAGACCTATTACTGGCACACCGGCTACGCCGGCGGGATCAAGGAGCGCAAGGCGCGCGAGATCCTCGAGGGCCGCTTTCCGGAGCGCGTCGTCGAAAAGGCCGTCGAGCGCATGATCCCGCGCGGTCCGCTCGGCCGCCGGCAGATGAAGAACCTCAGGGTCTATGCCGGCGCGGAACATCCGCACGTGGCGCAGAACCCGGTGGCGCTGGATGTCGGCGCGATGAACTCCAAGAACATGAGGGCCGTTTGA
- the glmU gene encoding bifunctional UDP-N-acetylglucosamine diphosphorylase/glucosamine-1-phosphate N-acetyltransferase GlmU, translating into MARRCLSIILAAGEGTRMKSSMSKVLHPVAGLPMIRHVARAAAAAGSSDLSVVVGRDGAAVEAAVRQEVESVRSFPQHERLGTAHAVLAARAAIAEGVDDVLVLFGDTPLIRPETLARARQVLAEGAGVCVVGFWPADPAGYGRLVEEGGELVAIREEKDATAQERAIGFCNAGVMAFAGSDALAMLDAIGNANAKGEYYLTDLVEIARRAGRSVRAIETDTDEVLGVNNRVELAAVEALWQDRRRRKAMLDGVTLQDPATVYFSHDTAIAADVTVEPSVVFGPGVSVASGATIHAFSHIEQTSIGPNVSVGPFARLRPGTRLAAGAKVGNFCEVKNAEVGEGAKINHLTYVGDATIGAAANIGAGTITCNYDGALKHLTEIGAGAFIGSNSALVAPVRIGDGAYVGTGSVITDDVPDDALAIARERQVNKPGRGREIIERNKAAKAARSNSGGAA; encoded by the coding sequence ATGGCGCGACGCTGCCTATCGATCATCCTCGCGGCCGGCGAGGGCACGCGGATGAAATCCTCGATGTCGAAGGTGCTGCATCCCGTCGCCGGCCTGCCGATGATCCGGCATGTCGCCCGTGCTGCCGCCGCCGCCGGCTCCAGCGATCTCTCCGTGGTCGTCGGCCGTGACGGCGCCGCGGTCGAGGCAGCCGTCCGGCAGGAGGTCGAGAGCGTCCGGAGCTTTCCGCAGCACGAACGGCTCGGGACCGCGCATGCGGTTCTCGCGGCCCGCGCCGCCATCGCCGAAGGCGTTGACGACGTGCTGGTGCTGTTCGGCGATACCCCGCTGATCCGGCCCGAGACGCTGGCGCGGGCCCGGCAGGTGCTGGCCGAGGGCGCCGGCGTCTGTGTCGTCGGGTTCTGGCCCGCCGATCCGGCCGGCTACGGGCGCCTCGTCGAAGAGGGCGGGGAACTCGTGGCGATCCGGGAGGAAAAGGACGCCACCGCGCAGGAGCGCGCGATCGGCTTCTGCAATGCCGGTGTCATGGCCTTCGCCGGTTCCGACGCCCTGGCGATGCTCGACGCGATCGGCAACGCCAATGCCAAGGGCGAATACTACCTGACCGATCTCGTGGAGATCGCGCGACGTGCCGGCCGCAGCGTCAGGGCGATCGAGACAGATACCGACGAGGTCTTGGGCGTCAACAACCGGGTCGAACTCGCGGCGGTCGAGGCTTTGTGGCAGGACCGCCGGCGCCGCAAGGCGATGCTGGACGGCGTCACGCTGCAGGATCCCGCCACGGTCTATTTCTCGCACGACACCGCGATCGCCGCCGACGTGACGGTCGAGCCGAGCGTCGTGTTCGGGCCGGGCGTCAGCGTCGCTTCCGGCGCGACGATCCACGCCTTCTCCCACATCGAGCAGACGTCGATCGGTCCGAACGTCTCCGTCGGCCCGTTCGCGCGGCTGCGCCCGGGCACGCGGCTTGCCGCCGGCGCGAAGGTCGGCAATTTCTGCGAAGTGAAGAACGCGGAGGTCGGGGAAGGGGCGAAGATCAACCACCTGACCTATGTCGGCGATGCGACGATCGGGGCTGCTGCCAACATCGGCGCCGGAACCATCACCTGCAACTATGACGGCGCGTTGAAGCACCTGACGGAGATCGGCGCCGGGGCGTTCATCGGCTCGAACTCGGCGCTGGTCGCGCCGGTGCGGATCGGCGACGGCGCCTATGTCGGCACCGGCAGCGTCATCACCGACGACGTGCCGGACGACGCGCTGGCGATCGCGCGGGAGCGGCAGGTCAACAAGCCCGGCCGCGGCCGCGAGATCATCGAGCGCAACAAGGCGGCGAAGGCGGCCCGCTCGAATTCCGGCGGCGCGGCGTAA
- a CDS encoding enoyl-CoA hydratase, whose translation MADILELNTAAPGPVVVQRAPSLTRLVIAAPPANALSLAVMDALLAGLAEAAADKTNRVVVIAGEGRVFSAGHDLKELTAHRGDPDRGREFFALTMRKCAELMQAIVRHPNPVIAEVNGLATAAGCQLVASCDLAIASEEAQFCTPGVNIGLFCSTPMVALSRNLSPKHAMEMLLTGETIDARSARDFGLVNRVVPPEYLGTVVGKYATTIASKSAATVKTGKEAFYRQAEMGLADAYAYTAGVMVENMLARDAEEGIGAFLEKRKPEWTHE comes from the coding sequence ATGGCAGACATTCTCGAACTCAACACGGCGGCGCCGGGACCGGTCGTCGTCCAGCGGGCGCCGAGCCTGACGCGCCTGGTGATTGCCGCCCCGCCGGCGAACGCCCTGTCGCTGGCGGTGATGGACGCGTTGCTGGCGGGCCTTGCCGAAGCGGCGGCGGACAAGACCAACCGCGTCGTGGTCATTGCCGGCGAGGGCAGGGTGTTTTCCGCCGGCCACGACCTCAAGGAACTCACCGCGCATCGCGGCGACCCCGACCGCGGCCGCGAATTCTTCGCGCTCACCATGCGCAAATGCGCCGAGCTGATGCAGGCGATCGTCCGCCACCCGAACCCGGTGATCGCCGAGGTGAACGGCCTTGCGACCGCCGCCGGCTGCCAGCTGGTGGCCTCCTGCGACCTCGCCATCGCGTCGGAGGAGGCGCAGTTCTGCACGCCCGGCGTCAATATCGGCCTGTTCTGCTCCACCCCGATGGTGGCGCTGTCGCGCAATTTGTCGCCGAAGCACGCGATGGAGATGCTGTTGACCGGCGAGACGATCGACGCCCGCAGCGCCCGTGATTTCGGTCTGGTGAACCGGGTCGTGCCGCCGGAATATCTCGGCACCGTGGTCGGCAAATACGCCACCACCATCGCCTCGAAATCCGCGGCCACGGTCAAGACCGGCAAGGAGGCCTTCTACCGCCAGGCCGAGATGGGGCTGGCGGACGCCTACGCCTATACCGCCGGCGTGATGGTCGAGAACATGCTGGCAAGGGACGCGGAGGAGGGGATCGGCGCGTTCCTGGAGAAGCGCAAGCCGGAATGGACGCACGAATGA
- the glmS gene encoding glutamine--fructose-6-phosphate transaminase (isomerizing): MCGIIGIVSHEPVAGRLVDALKRLEYRGYDSAGVATLEDGVLTRRRAEGKLVNLQRRLESDPLSGTIGIGHTRWATHGAATEANAHPHMTGKLAIVHNGIIENYRELRAELEADGAVFESQTDTETVAHLVTREQKRGLAPKEAVQAVLGRLEGAFSLGFLFDGEENLIIGARRGSPLAVGEGEGEMFLGSDAIALSPFTDTVRYLEEGDMAVVRHATIEIFDEHGNAVIRPVRRSTGKAFYVDKGNHRHFMQKEIYEQPEVLSHTLGAFVDMTTGRTRIPGGQTLDFSSVRRIALSACGTGYYAALVGRYYFERYARIPCDLDVASEFRYRESPLGDVDLALFVSQSGETADTLASLRYAKAEGLRIASVVNVQESTIARESDVVLPTLAGPEIGVASTKAFTCQLISLAALAIHAGVARGVISPERELELTRALSEVPRLANEALALEDAVEALSREMATKRHALFLGRGFSFPLAMEGALKLKEISYIHAEGYAAGELKHGPIALIDDTMPVIVIAPHDRSFEKTMSNMQEVAARGGRIILFTDAKGAASAGSDMASTVVLPDMPEILTPIVYAIPLQMLAYHTAVQMGTDVDQPRNLAKSVTVE; this comes from the coding sequence ATGTGCGGCATCATCGGCATCGTCAGTCACGAACCCGTCGCGGGCCGGCTCGTCGACGCGCTCAAGCGCCTCGAATATCGCGGCTATGATTCCGCCGGGGTGGCGACCCTGGAGGACGGCGTGCTGACGCGGCGCCGCGCCGAGGGCAAGCTGGTCAACCTGCAGCGTCGGCTGGAGAGCGACCCGCTGTCCGGCACGATCGGCATCGGCCACACGCGCTGGGCGACGCACGGCGCGGCGACCGAGGCCAACGCTCATCCGCACATGACCGGCAAGCTCGCCATTGTCCACAACGGCATCATCGAGAACTACCGGGAACTGCGTGCGGAGCTCGAGGCGGATGGCGCCGTCTTCGAGAGCCAGACCGACACCGAGACCGTGGCCCATCTCGTCACCCGCGAGCAGAAGCGGGGGCTGGCACCCAAGGAGGCCGTCCAGGCGGTTCTCGGACGGCTCGAAGGGGCGTTCTCGCTCGGCTTCCTGTTCGACGGCGAGGAGAACCTCATCATCGGCGCGCGGCGGGGCAGCCCGCTCGCGGTCGGCGAAGGCGAGGGCGAGATGTTCCTCGGCTCCGACGCCATCGCGCTGTCGCCGTTCACCGACACGGTGCGCTATCTCGAGGAAGGCGACATGGCCGTCGTCCGCCATGCGACGATCGAGATATTCGACGAGCACGGCAATGCGGTGATCCGCCCGGTGCGGCGCTCCACCGGCAAGGCCTTCTATGTCGACAAGGGCAATCACCGCCACTTCATGCAGAAGGAAATCTACGAGCAGCCGGAGGTCCTCTCCCATACGCTCGGCGCCTTCGTCGACATGACCACCGGCCGGACCCGCATCCCCGGCGGCCAGACGCTCGACTTCTCCAGCGTCCGCCGCATCGCTCTGTCGGCCTGTGGCACCGGCTATTACGCCGCGCTGGTGGGACGTTATTACTTCGAGCGCTATGCGCGCATTCCCTGCGATCTCGACGTCGCGTCGGAGTTCCGCTACCGCGAAAGCCCGCTGGGCGACGTCGACCTGGCGCTGTTCGTCTCGCAGTCCGGCGAGACCGCCGACACGCTCGCCTCGCTGCGCTACGCCAAGGCCGAGGGGCTGCGGATCGCCTCGGTGGTGAACGTGCAGGAATCGACCATCGCCCGCGAGAGCGACGTCGTGCTGCCGACGCTGGCGGGCCCCGAGATCGGCGTTGCCTCGACCAAGGCCTTCACCTGCCAGCTGATCAGTCTCGCCGCCTTGGCGATCCATGCCGGCGTGGCGCGCGGCGTGATCTCGCCGGAGCGCGAACTGGAACTGACGCGCGCCCTCTCCGAAGTCCCGCGCCTCGCCAACGAGGCGCTGGCGCTGGAGGATGCCGTCGAGGCGCTGTCGCGCGAGATGGCGACCAAGCGCCACGCGCTGTTCCTCGGCCGCGGCTTCTCCTTCCCGCTGGCCATGGAAGGCGCGCTGAAGCTGAAGGAAATCAGCTACATCCACGCCGAAGGCTATGCGGCGGGCGAGCTCAAGCATGGGCCGATCGCGCTGATCGACGACACGATGCCGGTCATCGTCATCGCGCCGCACGACCGCAGCTTCGAGAAGACCATGTCGAACATGCAGGAGGTCGCGGCGCGGGGCGGGCGGATCATCCTGTTCACCGACGCCAAGGGCGCGGCCAGCGCGGGGAGCGACATGGCGAGCACGGTTGTCCTGCCGGACATGCCGGAGATCCTCACCCCGATCGTCTACGCCATCCCGCTGCAGATGCTCGCCTATCACACGGCCGTTCAGATGGGCACGGATGTCGACCAGCCGCGCAACCTCGCGAAGTCCGTCACCGTCGAATAA
- a CDS encoding CoA-binding protein — MSAGPLRYDDATIRRILTDVRTIAMVGASAKEIRPSYFVLKYLIAKGFRVIPVNPGLAGGEILGQGVYADLASIPEPIDMVDVFRAADAMPGIVEEVLALDPLPKVIWTQLGVRNDEAAARAEAAGLTVIMDRCPKIEFARLSGEIGWNGVNSRVISSKKPTRGSGYQSYGLGPRP; from the coding sequence ATGAGCGCCGGCCCGCTGCGCTACGACGACGCCACCATCCGCCGCATCCTCACCGACGTCCGCACCATCGCGATGGTCGGCGCCAGCGCCAAGGAGATCCGGCCCTCCTATTTCGTGCTGAAATATCTCATCGCGAAGGGTTTCCGCGTCATCCCGGTCAATCCCGGGCTCGCCGGCGGGGAAATCCTCGGGCAGGGCGTCTATGCGGACCTTGCCAGCATTCCCGAGCCGATCGACATGGTCGACGTCTTCCGCGCCGCCGACGCGATGCCCGGCATCGTCGAGGAGGTGCTGGCGCTGGACCCGCTGCCCAAGGTCATCTGGACGCAGCTCGGCGTGCGCAACGACGAAGCCGCGGCCAGGGCCGAGGCGGCCGGTCTGACGGTGATCATGGATCGCTGCCCGAAGATCGAGTTCGCCCGGCTCTCCGGCGAGATCGGCTGGAACGGGGTCAACTCGCGGGTGATCTCGTCGAAGAAGCCGACCCGCGGCTCGGGCTATCAGAGCTACGGTCTCGGTCCGCGGCCATAG
- a CDS encoding Gfo/Idh/MocA family protein — protein MDWNYHAGEGVARHGALQMQDPARRLSCNGTWRGNIPPATDSKDGTAMPSPEGKIRYAVVGAGWIAQGAFMPGVGQTTNSVLAAVVTGDPEKARGLGDQYGIKGYGYEDYATLLASGEIDAVYIATPNFRHREFAEPALAAGIHVLLEKPMAASLADAEAIKAAAEASDAKLMVAYRLHCEPGTLAIVEAIRAGEIGTPRFFTSTFSQTVKASNHRALNGYWAGPVPDMGTYPINAVRNFFEAEPIRVMAFASRVPERDLGCDDTVSVILGFPEGRSASFTVSYSADGISRMHVVGSDGVIEASPAFGFGEGTAIDFRLTKGGKTEERTAPVVDHFGGETDYFSDCILNDREPEPDGEEGLLDMIVLDAIEKAITNGQPQELAPRSRPRRIEAEQLRKLPLAAVPDFVNTDVPME, from the coding sequence TTGGACTGGAATTACCACGCCGGAGAGGGCGTCGCGAGGCATGGCGCGCTGCAAATGCAGGACCCCGCGAGGCGTTTGTCTTGCAACGGAACGTGGCGCGGCAACATTCCCCCCGCAACAGACAGCAAGGATGGAACAGCGATGCCGAGCCCCGAGGGAAAGATCCGTTATGCCGTGGTGGGAGCCGGATGGATCGCACAAGGCGCGTTCATGCCGGGCGTAGGCCAGACGACGAACTCGGTGCTGGCCGCCGTCGTCACCGGCGACCCGGAGAAAGCCCGGGGCCTCGGCGACCAATACGGCATCAAGGGCTACGGGTACGAGGACTACGCAACCCTTTTGGCGAGCGGAGAAATCGACGCCGTCTATATCGCGACGCCGAACTTCCGGCACCGCGAGTTTGCCGAGCCGGCACTCGCGGCGGGGATCCACGTGCTTCTCGAAAAACCGATGGCCGCTAGCCTCGCCGACGCCGAGGCCATCAAGGCTGCCGCCGAGGCGTCGGATGCGAAGCTGATGGTGGCCTATCGCCTGCACTGCGAACCGGGCACGCTGGCCATCGTCGAGGCGATCCGGGCCGGCGAGATCGGCACACCCCGCTTCTTCACCTCGACCTTCTCGCAGACCGTAAAGGCGTCGAACCACCGCGCCCTGAACGGCTACTGGGCAGGCCCCGTGCCCGACATGGGCACCTATCCGATCAACGCGGTGCGCAATTTCTTCGAAGCCGAGCCGATCCGCGTCATGGCGTTCGCCTCGCGGGTCCCAGAGCGCGATCTCGGCTGCGACGACACGGTCAGCGTCATCCTCGGCTTCCCCGAGGGACGCAGCGCCAGCTTCACGGTCAGCTATTCGGCGGACGGCATCAGCCGGATGCATGTGGTCGGCAGCGACGGCGTCATCGAGGCGTCGCCCGCCTTCGGATTCGGCGAGGGTACCGCGATCGATTTTCGCCTCACCAAAGGCGGCAAGACCGAGGAGCGCACGGCGCCGGTGGTGGATCATTTCGGCGGCGAGACCGACTATTTTTCCGACTGCATCCTGAACGACCGCGAACCGGAGCCCGATGGCGAGGAAGGCTTGCTCGACATGATCGTCCTCGACGCCATCGAGAAGGCCATCACGAACGGCCAGCCACAGGAACTGGCGCCGCGCTCGCGTCCGCGCCGTATCGAGGCCGAGCAGCTGCGGAAATTGCCGCTGGCGGCGGTGCCGGACTTCGTCAATACCGACGTGCCGATGGAATAG